One part of the Tunicatimonas pelagia genome encodes these proteins:
- the map gene encoding type I methionyl aminopeptidase, whose product MIHYKSLEEIELIRESALIVSKTLGMLADEIHSGVTPLYLDQRAEEFIRDHDAEPGFLGLYGCPSTLLTSVNEQVVHGLPNNRPLEVGDIVSIDCGAKKNGYYGDHAYTFSVGEVAPEVQRLLDVTLECLYKGIEQARKGNRIGDVSYAVQYHAEQYGYGVVRELVGHGLGKKMHESPEVPNYGKRGKGSKIKDGLVIAIEPMINMGTRRVKQLSDGWTIVTADGQPSAHFEHDIAIVNGQPEILSTFKYVEEALAKKVVPSKV is encoded by the coding sequence ATGATTCACTATAAGTCTTTAGAGGAGATAGAGCTAATCCGAGAAAGTGCCCTTATTGTTTCTAAAACGTTAGGAATGCTGGCTGACGAGATCCACTCTGGGGTCACTCCACTGTACTTAGATCAGCGAGCAGAAGAGTTTATTCGCGACCATGATGCTGAGCCGGGCTTTCTAGGTCTGTACGGGTGTCCGAGCACTCTTCTTACCTCAGTTAATGAGCAGGTTGTTCATGGTTTACCCAACAATCGTCCTCTAGAAGTAGGAGATATTGTATCGATTGACTGTGGTGCTAAAAAAAATGGCTACTACGGAGATCATGCTTACACCTTTTCAGTGGGTGAGGTTGCGCCAGAAGTTCAGAGGTTACTAGATGTCACCCTGGAGTGTTTGTACAAGGGAATTGAGCAAGCTCGTAAGGGCAATCGGATAGGTGATGTTAGTTACGCAGTGCAATACCATGCTGAGCAATATGGCTACGGAGTGGTTCGCGAGTTGGTGGGGCATGGCTTGGGAAAAAAAATGCACGAGTCGCCGGAAGTGCCCAACTATGGTAAGCGAGGAAAAGGGTCGAAAATTAAAGATGGGTTAGTGATTGCCATTGAGCCGATGATAAACATGGGCACCCGACGAGTAAAACAACTTAGCGACGGTTGGACTATTGTTACGGCTGATGGTCAGCCTTCGGCTCATTTTGAGCACGATATAGCTATTGTTAATGGGCAACCTGAGATTCTTAGTACCTTCAAATATGTGGAAGAGGCACTAGCAAAGAAGGTGGTACCTAGTAAGGTATAA